The genomic interval CCAGGCCGCTGTCCGCGCGCGCATGGCGTGTGTGCGACTTCCCCGGGGCGCTCAATGCCTGCGTTGCGGCCGCGATGGTAAAATTGGCCGGAACGAACGAACACGACCGGTTGGTGAACCTTGCATGCGGCTCGGGTACGCTGCTGATAGAGCGCCTGGCACTTGGCAGGGCCGCCTCGGCCGTTGGAATAGATATCGACGCGAGGACCCTCGAGTGCGCGGCGGCGAATATGCGCGCCGCGGGCGTGGACGGACAGGTATCTCTCGTCAAAAGTGATGCAGCCGATACGGGACTCGACGCCGCCAGCGTGGACCGCATCGTCGCTGACCTGCCCTACGGCATGCTCCACGGCAGCGGGGAGGACCTGGCCAGCCTTTACGACGCCGTTCTGGCGGAGACGGCTCGGATCGCCGTTGATAGTGGCGCCTTCGTGGCGATAACGAGCAATACGAGGCTCTTTGAGCCAGTGCTGGAAGCCAGGTCCGGCCTCTGGAGAGTGGAACAGGTGATTCCGCTGAAAATAATCTTCAAGAGCGGGTTTCTGCACCCGAGGATCTACGCGCTGCGCAGGCAGGGAAGATAAATCGCGGCAGATAAGAGCTGGAACGACAATCTGGGCCGTCGGCATGCCAGCGGCCCAGATTCATTTGGGGCGGGCGAGATCAGGCTTTTGCGGTCCCGAGGTTCGCCTTGGCGGAGTCTACCACCGCGGCGAAAGCCTGAGGGTCCTGGAGGGCCAGCTCGGCCAACATCTTGCGGTTGATTTCCGCATTGCCGGCCTTGAGGCCGTGGATGAGCTGGCTGTACGAGAGGCCGTTCGCACGGGCGGCTGCGCCGATGCGGATGTTCCAGAGGCGACGCATCTGGCCCTTCTTGTCGCGGCGGTGCTCCCAGGAGTACCGGAGGGCGTGGATCATGGACTCGTGGGCGCGGCGGTAAAGCTTGTGCCGCACCGTTCCATGACCCTTGGTCATAGCTAGTACGTTTTTATGGCGGCGATGCTTTGTTACGCCGCGCTTGATCCTGGTCACGTGAGGTCTCCTTGGGTGTTACGGCTTCCCGTAAGGAAGCAGCTTTGTAATGCGCTCGGTGTCGACAGCGGCCACGTCCTGCTTGGTGCGAAGCTGTCGCTTCACATTGCCATGCTTGGTGCGGCGCAGGTGGCTGCGGTGCCGCTTCATGCGCATAACCTTGCCCGATCCCGTAATGTGGAAGCGGGAGGCTGCGCCCTTATGCGTCTTTAGCTTGGGCAACTTTTTGCTCCTTTGGCGGTTGCGCGGGCTTGCTCGCCGCCGCGGGGGCAGGCTTGCTCGCCGAATTTTTTGCCGGTGAGAGAATCATAGTCAGGAAGCGCCCCTCGAATGCGGGGGCCTTTTCCATCATCGCTTCGTCAACAAGGTCTTCCGCGACGGACTTGAGGACGGCCATGCCGACCTCCGGGTGCGTGATCTCACGACCGCGGAACACCACGCTGACCTTCACCTTTGCGCCCTCCCCAAGGAGGCGCTTCACCTGCCGCACCTTGCCGTCCTTATCGTGGTCGCCGATGCGGGTCTTGAGCCTGACTTCGCGAAGCTCGTTCGAGGACTTTGCCTTCTGGTCCCTTTTTGCCTCCCGCTCACGGCGGGTGGCCTCGTATCGGAATTTCCCGTAGTCCATCAGCCTGCAGACGGGAGGCTCAACACCCGGCGCAACCTCAACCAGGTCGACGCCGCGCTCCTCCGCGAGCAGGAGCGCCTGCCGTGTAGGCATCACTCCGAGCTGCTCGCCCTTTTCATCCACGACACGGACTTCGGGAACGCGTATTCTGGCGTTAGTCCGGTACTCCTTCGGTATACTAGCACCTCTCGGTTTCAGTCCTCAGCCGCGCGCCGAAGCGCGGGTGCGAAGGTCAAACAGCTTTTCCCCAGTCAAAAACTGAGTATCTACGAATATAGCACAGATAGCAGAAAGTGTTCAATAGGATGGCTTCTTCTCCGCTATCTCAGCAGCCATCCGTGCGATGATTTCCTTGACGGGCACAGCCCCGAGGTTTTCACCGGAGCGCAGGCGGACCGCGGCGGCCTCTGCCTGGGCCTCCTTGTCGCCGACTACGAGCATGTACGGCGCCTTCTGCACCTGGGCGTCGCGGATCTTGGCCTGCATGCGCTCGTTTCGGCTGTCAACTTCATTCCGGATGCCAGCCTGCGCAAGCTCGGCCGCGACCTTGTTCGCATACTCCTGATGCCGGTCCGCTATCGGGATCACGACCGCTTGCACCGGCGCGAGCCACAGGGGGAACGCGCCGGCGAAGTGCTCGATCATAACGCCGAGGAAGCGCTCAAGGCTTCCCAGCATGGCGCGGTGCACGACCACCGGCCGCTGGCGCGTGCCGTCCTCCGCGTTGTACTCCAGGTCAAAGCGCTCCGCCAGGTTGTAGTCGAGCTGCACTGTACTCAGCTGCCACGGTCTGCCGATGGCGTCGTTGACGAAAAAGTCGATTTTGGGGCCGTAGAACGCGCCCTCGCCCGGCTTCGGCTCGAAGCGTATTCCCTGTTTCGTCAGTGCGGACGCCAGCGCGCCTTCAGCCCGATCCCAGAGATCGTCGCTGCCGATGCGCTTGTCCGGGCGGAGCGATAGCGCAACATTGATGTCCTTGAACCCGAATATGTTGAAGGTCTCATTGACCATAGCGATGAACGAGTTAATTTCCTGTTCGATCTGGTCCTGGCGGCAGAAGATGTGGGCGTCATCCTGGGAGAACGTGCGGACGCGCGTCAGGCCGTGCGTGACGCCTGAGCGCTCGTAGCGGTGCAGGCGTCCGAAATCTGCGTACCTTATCGGCAGCTCACGATACGAGTGCGGGGAAGAGCCGAACAGCACCGCCGCGGCCGGGCAGTTCATGGGCTTGAGGCCCATCTCCTTCTCGTCCACGTACGAAAAGTACATGTTGTCCTTGTAGTTCGCGTAGTGGCCGGACCGCTTCCACAGCTCCGTATCGAACATCTGGGGTGTGATGACTTCCTGGTAACCGTAGCGCTTGTACAGGTCGCGCACGTACGTAACGTGGCCGTTGTACAGCGTTGCGCCCTTCGGGAGGAAGAATGGGCTGGACGGCGCGATGGGATTGAAGAAGAAGAGGCCAAGCTCAACCCCTAGCTTCCGGTGGTCGCGGCGCTCGG from SAR202 cluster bacterium carries:
- a CDS encoding methyltransferase domain-containing protein — translated: MAGEMDRTATIIELQTVPGLEQIAAEEAVSLLGAEMLGGRREGRVAISAPQGSVAAAGLLKTSLSANVVETFNIAGPNALLSPKLLPSVLHLISTVVNLHPGGPFQTSRVSAAGSDSPVFRRLRREIAAGFGLHDTTSEGDLLISVRRSLYRATGWDVLVRTTARPLSARAWRVCDFPGALNACVAAAMVKLAGTNEHDRLVNLACGSGTLLIERLALGRAASAVGIDIDARTLECAAANMRAAGVDGQVSLVKSDAADTGLDAASVDRIVADLPYGMLHGSGEDLASLYDAVLAETARIAVDSGAFVAITSNTRLFEPVLEARSGLWRVEQVIPLKIIFKSGFLHPRIYALRRQGR
- the rplT gene encoding 50S ribosomal protein L20, translated to MTRIKRGVTKHRRHKNVLAMTKGHGTVRHKLYRRAHESMIHALRYSWEHRRDKKGQMRRLWNIRIGAAARANGLSYSQLIHGLKAGNAEINRKMLAELALQDPQAFAAVVDSAKANLGTAKA
- the rpmI gene encoding 50S ribosomal protein L35, translated to MPKLKTHKGAASRFHITGSGKVMRMKRHRSHLRRTKHGNVKRQLRTKQDVAAVDTERITKLLPYGKP
- a CDS encoding translation initiation factor IF-3 — its product is MKPRGASIPKEYRTNARIRVPEVRVVDEKGEQLGVMPTRQALLLAEERGVDLVEVAPGVEPPVCRLMDYGKFRYEATRREREAKRDQKAKSSNELREVRLKTRIGDHDKDGKVRQVKRLLGEGAKVKVSVVFRGREITHPEVGMAVLKSVAEDLVDEAMMEKAPAFEGRFLTMILSPAKNSASKPAPAAASKPAQPPKEQKVAQAKDA
- the thrS gene encoding threonine--tRNA ligase, with protein sequence MSQDLAELRKRIRHSTSHIMADVVTSMYPNVKLGIGPPTDDGFYYDFLMDTPIAQADFEKIEAAMREVMKKDFRFVYKEYPRAEALKLVKDQPLKTEIINDLPEGETISTYTHGRFEDLCAGPHIESTGKIPAFKLLNVAGAYWRGDEKRPMLQRVYGTAYESGEELEAHLKRVAEAERRDHRKLGVELGLFFFNPIAPSSPFFLPKGATLYNGHVTYVRDLYKRYGYQEVITPQMFDTELWKRSGHYANYKDNMYFSYVDEKEMGLKPMNCPAAAVLFGSSPHSYRELPIRYADFGRLHRYERSGVTHGLTRVRTFSQDDAHIFCRQDQIEQEINSFIAMVNETFNIFGFKDINVALSLRPDKRIGSDDLWDRAEGALASALTKQGIRFEPKPGEGAFYGPKIDFFVNDAIGRPWQLSTVQLDYNLAERFDLEYNAEDGTRQRPVVVHRAMLGSLERFLGVMIEHFAGAFPLWLAPVQAVVIPIADRHQEYANKVAAELAQAGIRNEVDSRNERMQAKIRDAQVQKAPYMLVVGDKEAQAEAAAVRLRSGENLGAVPVKEIIARMAAEIAEKKPSY